A stretch of Brassica napus cultivar Da-Ae chromosome C6, Da-Ae, whole genome shotgun sequence DNA encodes these proteins:
- the LOC106392159 gene encoding auxin efflux carrier component 6, producing MITGSEFYKVMCAMAPLYFAMFVAYGSVKWWKIFTAEQCSGINRFVSVFAVPILSFHFISQNNPYKMDMMFIIADTLSKVMVFVLLSLWAILFKSGGLDWLITLFSVATLPNTLVMGIPLLQAMYGEYTQNLMVQLVVLQCIIWYTLLLFLFELRAARLLIRTEFPGQAAGAITRIQVDDDVISLDGMDPLRTETETDINGRVRLRIRRSISSVPDSVVSSSLCLTPRASNLSNAEIFSVNTPNRFFNGGGGSGALQFYNGNNEIMFCNGDLGGFGFTRPGCGVSPRRLSGYASSDAYSLQPTPRASNFNELDVNGAGTPVWMKSPAAGKIYRHAASPKMTWESGQRHVGKDSINEKEISFRDALRAAPPPTAAGVACSMEEGAAGKETAPVAAIGRQEMPSAALMVRLILTVVGRKLSRNPNTYSSIIGLVWSLISFRWNIALPDIVAFSIKIVSDAGLGMAMFSLGLFMALQPKMIACGAKKATLGMLIRFISGPAFMAAASVLVGLKGSRLHAAIVQAALPQGIVPFVFAREYGLHPDLLSTLVIFGMIVSLPVTILYYVLLGL from the exons ATGATAACGGGAAGCGAATTCTATAAAGTGATGTGTGCAATGGCACCACTCTACTTCGCCATGTTCGTAGCCTATGGTTCTGTCAAGTGGTGGAAGATCTTCACAGCAGAACAATGCTCTGGAATCAACCGTTTTGTCTCGGTTTTCGCCGTCCCAATCCTCTCTTTCCACTTCATTTCACAAAATAACCCTTACAAAATGGACATGATGTTCATCATCGCCGACACTTTGTCCAAAGTCATGGTCTTCGTTTTGCTCTCTCTATGGGCCATTCTCTTCAAGTCTGGTGGTCTCGATTGGCTCATCACTCTCTTCTCCGTCGCCACGCTCCCTAACACTCTCGTTATGGGCATCCCTTTGCTTCAAGCCATGTACGGAGAGTACACTCAAAACCTCATGGTCCAACTCGTTGTCCTTCAATGCATCATTTG GTATACTCTACTACTCTTCCTCTTTGAACTACGTGCGGCCAGGTTGCTTATCCGAACCGAGTTTCCGGGTCAAGCAGCCGGGGCAATCACTAGGATCCAAGTCGACGATGACGTCATCTCCTTAGACGGCATGGACCCTCTCCGTACAGAAACTGAAACCGATATAAACGGTCGGGTCAGGCTGAGGATCCGACGGTCCATATCATCCGTACCCGACTCCGTTGTCTCTTCTTCTCTATGCCTAACTCCTCGAGCCTCGAATCTTTCTAACGCCGAGATTTTCTCCGTCAACACTCCTAACCGTTTCTTTAACGGCGGAGGAGGAAGTGGTGCACTTCAGTTTTATAACGGTAATAACGAGATCATGTTTTGTAACGGTGATCTAGGCGGTTTCGGGTTTACCCGACCCGGTTGTGGTGTTAGCCCTAGGAGGCTCTCGGGTTATGCTTCTTCCGATGCTTACTCGTTGCAGCCGACGCCACGTGCCTCGAACTTCAACGAGCTTGACGTTAACGGAGCCGGTACACCTGTTTGGATGAAGTCTCCAGCCGCCGGGAAAATATACCGGCACGCGGCGTCGCCGAAGATGACGTGGGAGTCAGGGCAGAGACATGTAGGCAAGGATAGTATCAACG AGAAGGAGATCAGCTTCAGAGACGCACTTAGGGCTGCACCACCGCCTACGGCAGCCGGTGTTGCTTGTTCCATGGAGGAAGGAGCCGCCGGAAAAGAAACAGCTCCGGTTGCTGCTATTGGCAGGCAAGAAATGCCAAGTGCCGCTTTGATGGTGCGGCTCATACTGACTGTCGTGGGACGCAAGCTTTCTCGAAACCCTAACACCTATTCTAGCATCATAGGTCTTGTCTGGTCACTTATATCCTTCAG ATGGAATATAGCGTTGCCAGATATTGTTGCGTTTTCGATCAAGATAGTATCAGATGCAGGTCTTGGAATGGCCATGTTCAGTTTAG GTCTATTCATGGCGTTGCAACCAAAGATGATCGCTTGCGGGGCGAAGAAAGCAACATTGGGGATGTTGATTAGGTTCATCTCAGGTCCGGCTTTCATGGCTGCTGCTTCAGTTCTTGTCGGATTGAAAGGTTCTAGGTTACATGCAGCCATCGTACAG GCGGCTCTACCGCAAGGAATAGTACCGTTTGTGTTTGCCAGGGAGTATGGTTTGCATCCAGACTTGCTCAGTACATT GGTGATCTTTGGTATGATAGTATCTTTACCAGTAACTATTCTGTACTACGTACTCTTGGGCCTATGA
- the LOC106392161 gene encoding alcohol dehydrogenase class-P produces MVYLSTYPPHYKYTFSHLSQSNTNKTQRRSKFIMSTTGQIIRCKAAVCWEAGKPLVMEEVEVAPPQKHEVRIKILFTSLCHTDVYFWEAKGQTPLFPRIFGHEAGGIVESVGEGVTDLQPGDHVLPIFTGECGDCPHCHSEESNMCDLLRINTERGGMIHDGESRFSINGKPIHHFLGTSTFSEYTVVHSGQVAKINPEAPLDKVCIVSCGLSTGLGATLNVAKPKKGQSVAIFGLGAVGLAAAEGARIAGAGRIIGVDLNPKRFEEAKKFGVTEFVNPKEHDKPVQQVIAEMTNGGVDRSVECTGSIQAMIQAFECVHDGWGVAVLVGVPSKDDAFKTHPMNLLNERTLKGTFFGNYKPKTDIPGVVEKYMNKELELEKFITHTVPFSEINKAFDYMLKGEGIRCIITMGA; encoded by the exons ATGGTTTATCTGTCAACATACCCTCCTCACTATAAATACACATTCTCTCATCTCTCACaatcaaacacaaacaaaacccAAAGAAGATCTAAGTTCATCATGTCTACGACCGGACAAATCATTCGATGCAAag CTGCCGTTTGCTGGGAAGCTGGAAAGCCACTAGTGATGGAGGAAGTGGAGGTTGCTCCACCGCAGAAACACGAAGTTCGTATCAAGATTCTCTTCACTTCTCTCTGTCACACCGATGTTTACTTCTGGGAAGCTAAG GGACAAACGCCTTTGTTTCCACGTATCTTCGGACATGAAGCTGGAGG TATTGTGGAGAGTGTTGGAGAAGGAGTAACTGATCTCCAACCAGGAGACCACGTCCTCCCCATCTTCACCGGAGAATGCGGAGACTGCCCTCACTGCCACTCCGAGGAGTCCAACATGTGCGACCTTCTCAGGATCAACACCGAGAGAGGAGGGATGATACACGACGGCGAATCGAGATTCTCCATCAACGGCAAACCGATCCACCATTTCCTTGGGACCTCAACGTTTAGCGAGTACACCGTGGTCCACTCCGGTCAAGTCGCTAAGATCAACCCTGAAGCTCCTCTTGACAAAGTCTGCATCGTCAGCTGTGGCTTGTCTACTGGGCTTGGAGCTACTTTGAATGTTGCTAAGCCCAAGAAAGGTCAGAGTGTTGCTATCTTCGGTCTTGGCGCTGTTGGATTGGCTGCTGCGGAAGGTGCTAGGATTGCTGGTGCTGGTAGGATCATTGGTGTTGATCTTAACCCCAAGAGATTCGAGGAAG CTAAGAAGTTCGGTGTGACGGAGTTTGTGAACCCTAAGGAACATGACAAGCCAGTTCAGCAAGTCATCGCTGAGATGACTAACGGCGGTGTGGACAGGAGTGTGGAGTGCACTGGAAGCATTCAAGCCATGATTCAAGCCTTTGAATGTGTTCACGAT GGCTGGGGTGTGGCGGTGCTGGTTGGTGTGCCGAGCAAAGACGATGCTTTCAAGACTCATCCAATGAACCTCCTGAACGAGAGGACACTCAAGGGTACTTTCTTTGGGAACTACAAACCCAAAACCGACATTCCCGGGGTGGTCGAAAAGTACATGAACAAGGAGCTGGAGCTTGAGAAGTTCATTACTCACACAGTGCCATTCTCTGAGATCAACAAGGCCTTTGACTACATGTTGAAGGGAGAGGGTATCCGTTGCATCATCACCATGGGTGCTTAA
- the LOC106392162 gene encoding uncharacterized protein LOC106392162 has protein sequence MDFICCFRPYHSCRGISVLPASSLSSRLPAINRFLPRTSLRLTTPFHLQYPKFSIETYAKKKNTKTTIFEPKPNKEDESLIEEESTNQEEDEDEEEEQVLLEDVLDELLTDEEDDFYLEEEEEEELYAGDGGGGGGIKLAGTTWDKEALSLAEKSCESFNGELGIYAFKTLPNSTVQVRIERLSNKSGSPTMEDIEAYSKIYRAKLSEAELAKSIPDSISLEVSSPGVERVVRVPQDLDRYKDRSMYVRYANEESETEGDGIFRLVSFDVEAKSCVWGIADIRVNREKAGKGRPLSKKQREWRLETSFESLRLVRLHSEC, from the exons ATGGATTTCATCTGTTGTTTCAGACCGTATCACTCTTGTCGGGGAATTTCAGTTCTGCCAGCTTCTAGCTTAAGTAGCAGACTTCCCGCCATTAATCGTTTCCTTCCGAGAACGAGTCTCCGCTTAACGACGCCGTTTCACCTTCAGTATCCGAAATTTTCAATAGAGACTTacgcgaagaagaagaacactaAAACGACTATCTtcgaaccaaaaccaaacaaagAAGACGAATCACTCATTGAAGAAGAATCaacaaaccaagaagaagatgaagatgaagaggaagagcaaGTTCTTCTCGAAGATGTTCTAGACG AGCTACTAACTGATGAAGAAGACGACTTCTACCtcgaagaggaggaagaagaagaactctaT GCTGGAGatggaggtggtggaggaggtaTTAAGCTTGCAGGAACAACATGGGACAAAGAAGCATTGTCCTTAGCTGAAAAATCATGCGAGTCCTTTAACGGTGAGCTAGGCATTTACGCGTTCAAGACTCTACCGAACTCCACCGTTCAAGTGAGGATCGAGCGGCTCAGTAACAAGTCCGGTTCTCCAACGATGGAGGACATCGAAGCGTATTCAAAAATCTACAGAGCTAAACTGTCTGAAGCTGAACTCGCCAAGTCCATACCAGACAGCATCTCTTTAGAG GTTTCATCTCCTGGTGTTGAAAGAGTAGTAAGAGTTCCTCAGGATCTTGACCGGTACAAGGACAGGTCAATGTATGTGAGGTACGCTAACGAGGAATCTGAGACAGAAGGTGATGGTATCTTCAGGCTTGTTTCTTTCGATGTTGAAGCCAAAAGCTGCGTTTGGGGGATAGCTGATATTAGAGTAAACCGTGAGAAGGCAGGCAAAGGCAGACCTCTGAGCAAGAAGCAAAGAGAATGGCGGCTCGAGACCTCTTTTGAGTCACTACGGTTAGTTCGTTTGCATTCCGAATGTTGA
- the LOC106394299 gene encoding uncharacterized protein LOC106394299 — translation MGSLGKEDLEKLVLDYIEPPVTVHPVTVPPVTVPNHMEKSSTALVTLQEILRTQGEKEKEMEEKVKSFIRRRLSYEGDDEKRDVMKKIVSKLRSDGYNDVSIYRTSWDSSFDRREGCSRMFKCKRKYEYIEVMVATGRGGDDRSKMKRLIVDLDFKSQFELAKQTEGYKDVTQMLPTVFVATEERLKRVVSLVSGEMTQSMKKEGMSRPPWRTTRYMLAKWLPEKRVSGSKKGSWSMFDDDGGEAVETTSGIGFKTTCGFQLS, via the exons ATGGGGAGTTTGGGAAAAGAAGATCTGGAAAAGCTTGTGCTGGATTATATTGAGCCTCCGGTCACCGTCCATCCGGTCACCGTCCCTCCGGTCACCGTCCCCAATCATATGGAGAAGTCTTCAACTGCTCTAGTAACCCTTCAG GAGATTCTTCGGACGCAAGGAGAAAAGGAGAAGGAAATGGAAGAGAAGGTAAAGTCGTTTATCAGAAGAAGATTATCATACGAAGGAGACGATGAGAAGAGAGATGTGATGAAAAAAATTGTCTCCAAGCTTAGATCTGACGGCTACAATGATGTCTCTATCTATAGAACCTCGTGGGATTCTTCTTTTGATCGCCGTGAAG GATGTAGCAGAATGTTTAAGTGCAAGAGGAAGTACGAGTACATTGAGGTCATGGTGGCGACTGGTCGCGGCGGTGATGACAGAAGCAAGATGAAACGTCTCATTGTTGATCTTGACTTCAAGTCTCAGTTTGAGTTAGCCAAACAGACAGAAGGTTACAAAGACGTGACTCAGATGCTTCCGACAGTGTTTGTGGCGACAGAGGAGAGACTCAAAAGAGTTGTTTCGTTGGTTTCTGGTGAGATGACACAGTCCATGAAGAAAGAAGGAATGTCTAGACCGCCATGGAGGACTACCAGATACATGCTAGCCAAGTGGCTACCTGAGAAAAGAGTCTCTGGTTCTAAGAAAGGATCCTGGTCTATGTTTGATGATGATGGAGGTGAAGCTGTTGAGACAACGAGTGGTATTGGTTTTAAAACTACGTGTGGTTTCCAGTTATCTTAG
- the LOC125589169 gene encoding uncharacterized protein LOC125589169 yields MFRCTRKYEYIEVMVASEQDGDDGSKERLIIDLDFKSQFELVKQTESYKDVTQMLPTVFVATEERLKRVVSLICGEMKESMKKEGMSRPPWRTTRYMLAKWLPENRLTVSGSKKGSWSMFDDGEGGEAVKTTSAIGLKTTCGQSERVLKSQTKKEREGR; encoded by the coding sequence ATGTTTAGGTGTACCAGAAAGTACGAGTACATTGAGGTCATGGTGGCAAGTGAACAGGACGGTGATGACGGAAGCAAGGAACGTCTGATAATTGATCTTGATTTCAAGTCTCAGTTTGAGTTAGTGAAGCAGACTGAAAGTTACAAAGACGTGACTCAGATGCTTCCGACAGTGTTTGTGGCGACAGAGGAGAGACTCAAAAGAGTTGTTTCGTTAATTTGTGGTGAGATGAAAGAGTCCATGAAGAAAGAAGGAATGTCTAGACCTCCATGGAGGACTACGAGATACATGCTAGCCAAGTGGCTACCTGAGAACCGTTTGACAGTCTCTGGTTCTAAGAAAGGATCTTGGTCTATGTTTGATGATGGTGAAGGAGGTGAAGCTGTTAAGACAACGAGTGCTATTGGTTTGAAAACTACGTGTGGACAGTCAGAGAGAGTGCTCAAGagccaaacaaaaaaagaaagagaaggacgatga
- the LOC106356026 gene encoding uncharacterized protein LOC106356026, giving the protein MGSLGEEDLEKLVLDYIESSIIVPDHMEKSSTALVTLQEILETKGEKEKKMEDKVKSFIRRRKLSYEGDDEKRDVMKRIVSKLRSDGYNASIYGTSWDSSFDRRKVEEFFL; this is encoded by the exons ATGGGGAGTTTGGGAGAAGAAGATCTAGAAAAGCTTGTGCTCGACTATATTGAGTCTTCGATCATCGTCCCCGATCATATGGAGAAGTCTTCAACTGCTCTAGTAACCCTTCAG gAGATTCTTGAGACGaaaggagaaaaggaaaagaagatggaAGACAAGGTTAAGTCGTTTATCAGGAGAAGAAAATTATCATACGAAGGAGACGATGAGAAGAGAGACGTGATGAAAAGGATAGTATCTAAGCTCAGATCTGATGGTTACAATGCTTCTATCTATGGAACCTCGTGGGATTCTTCTTTTGATCGCCGTAAAG TTGAAGAGTTTTTCCTTTAA